The Stigmatella ashevillena genomic sequence CTTCCAGAATGCCCCGCGCCAGACGCGCCTTGCCGTGCTGCGTCAGCAACTGGGCCAATGCCCAATAGGCCCGCGCGTCCTGGGCATCCAGCCTCAGCCCTTGAACGAACTGGTGCACCGCGGCCCGCGGACGCTTCTCCATCGCCAGCGCGAGTCCCAACTCGAAGCGAAAACCCGACTGCTTGGGCTTGAGCGCCACGGCGTGCTCGTGCGCCTCGCGGGCCTCCACCGTCTTTCCCTGGGCCAGCAGGGCAATGCCCAGTCCATGCCACGCTTCGGCGGGAGGCGTGGGCTGGCGGATGAGCACCTGATAGTGCTCGCGGGCCCGCGAGAAGTCCTTGCGCTGGATGGCCGCGGCGGCGCGCAGCAGCGTCACTTCCCCCTGCGCGTCCTCGGACTTCACGCGCGACAACAACTGCTCGGCCTGGTCCGCCCGGTCATCCACCAGGGCCACCTTGGCCAGGGCGAGCAGGGCCTCCTCATCCTCCGGGTTCTGAGCGAGCTGGTGCGCGGCGGACTCTCGGACTTCGTGAAGGCGGCCCTCCTCCAGCAACTGCCTCAAGACGTGCATTCTCTCGCTCCTTCACCCTGGAAAGACTCTCCCGGGATTGATTGTTTTCCTGGGCACTGTATGGTTCGGCTCTTAGCCGTTTTTCTAAAGGAGAAGAACCATGTCGTCATCCATTGGGCCCTCCGGAAGCCGCCCTACCAGCACCCCGACGGCCGGTGTGCGGGGGGGGCCCCTGGCCACCCCTGTGCAGAGCACGGTCCCTGCCGCCACCACGCCCGTGGCGGGCAACCCCCACCTGTCTGACTTTTCTCAGACGGACAGGCTGCGCACGCAGATTGACCAGCAGGCGCGCGCCAACCCCAGCTTCTACGGCACGCTCGTCGGCGGGGTGA encodes the following:
- a CDS encoding tetratricopeptide repeat protein yields the protein MHVLRQLLEEGRLHEVRESAAHQLAQNPEDEEALLALAKVALVDDRADQAEQLLSRVKSEDAQGEVTLLRAAAAIQRKDFSRAREHYQVLIRQPTPPAEAWHGLGIALLAQGKTVEAREAHEHAVALKPKQSGFRFELGLALAMEKRPRAAVHQFVQGLRLDAQDARAYWALAQLLTQHGKARLARGILEAGLKQVPPSQLLREALRASQEPSGEVGAAPEVALFHQASMLLNRKRGREALTLLREGWEQGTRSLPLKLLEAEACEDLQPPDMPGVFRAYEEAIVFAPDHWEPYTRLGVSLLKEGHRHEPRAIELLETARRLEPAMPETSLNLVLAYVKAQRIPEALALAQQVVQGLAPEHPLHAQATSLLDALRKI